The Rhinoderma darwinii isolate aRhiDar2 chromosome 11, aRhiDar2.hap1, whole genome shotgun sequence genome window below encodes:
- the LOC142663341 gene encoding uncharacterized protein LOC142663341 produces the protein MEEWEYIEGHKDLYKDVMAEDHQPLTSPGKRDLCRDVMMEEHRNRTSPGKRDLCRDVMMEGHQTPSPGKRDLYKDVMMEDHRNRTSLGKRDLYKDVMMEDHRNHTSPDGSSRKWPAGRCASPVNPKDRPEKNHNVRQSHQAEELVIIKVEEVEGLEEEGETFIWDDWQNTEEDILTDTSLDGSMIKNTLEKCLMLSSDCNIDNDKPAHNSPGHYPISHNITDSHNGRIAHGSGNKYQCSECGKCFTQNGSLNVHKRIHTGEKPFSCSESGKLFMRKSDLVRHYRVHTGEKPFVCSVCGKCFSQKSKLVSHQRTHTGEILFPCPECGRCFTNRAILATHLKFHSGENPFQCSDCGTCFQYKSYLVKHQIIHTKTKPFSCSECGKYLTNKGALIYHLRTHTGEKPFSCCECGRCFTSKGHLVTHKRTHTGEKPFSCAKCGKRFARKADTAIHQMMHSIEAPFSCSN, from the exons atggaggagtgggagtatatagaaggacacaaggatctgtacaaggacgtcatggcggaggaccaccagcccctcacatcaccgggtaagagggatctgtgcagggacgtcatgatggaggagcaccggaaccgcacatcaccgggtaagagggatctgtgcagggacgtcatgatggagggccaccagaccccatcaccgggtaagagggatctatacaaggacgtcatgatggaggaccaccggaaccgcacatcactgggtaagagggatctgtacaaggacgtcatgatggaggaccaccggaaccacacatcaccgg ATGGATCCAGTAGAAAATGGCCAGCAGGGAGATGTGCCAGTCCAGTGAACCCCAAGGATAGACCAGAGAAAAATCACAATGTCCGACAGAGTCATCAG gcTGAAGAACTGGTTATTATTAAAGTTGAAGAGGTGGAAGGGCTAGAGGAAGAAGGAGAGACATTTATCTGGGATGATTGGCAGAATACAGAGGAGGACATTCTCACAGATACCAGTCTAG ATGGATCCATGATCAAGAATACACTGGAGAAATGTCTCATGTTGTCTTCTGATTGTAACATAGACAATGACAAACCCGCACACAATTCTCCAGGACATTACCCCATTTCTCACAATATAACAGACTCCCATAATGGTAGAATAGCCCATGGAAGTGGTAACAAGTATCAGTGCTCTGAATGCGGGAAATGTTTTACCCAAAACGGGTCTCTTAACGTCCATAAAAGAatccacacaggggagaaaccctTCTCTTGTTCAGAAAGCGGAAAATTGTTTATGCGTAAATCTGACCTGGTTAGACATTACCGAGTTCACACTGGAGAAAAGCCCTTTGTATGTTCAGTGTGTGGGAAGTGTTTCAGTCAAAAGTCAAAGCTGGTAAGTCATCAACGTACCCACACTGGTGAAATTCTCTTCCCATGTCCCGagtgtggaagatgttttacaaaTCGAGCTATACTTGCAACACATCTGAAATTTCACTCAGGAGAGAACCCATTTCAGTGCTCCGATTGTGGGACGTGTTTTCAGTACAAATCGTATCTTGTTAAACATCAAATAATTCACACCAAGACAAAACCCTTTTCTTGTTCGGAGTGTGGAAAATATTTAACCAACAAGGGCGCCCTCATCTATCACTTGAGGAcacacacaggggagaaaccttTCTCCTGTTGTGAATGTGGGCGATGTTTTACAAGTAAAGGACACCTTGTCACTCATAAGCGGacccacacaggggagaagccattttcatgtgcaAAATGTGGGAAACGTTTTGCCCGTAAGGCAGACACGGCGATACATCAAATGATGCACTCAATCGAGGCGCCGTTTTCATGCTCCAACTGA